One genomic segment of Heterodontus francisci isolate sHetFra1 chromosome 25, sHetFra1.hap1, whole genome shotgun sequence includes these proteins:
- the LOC137383898 gene encoding uncharacterized protein gives MRKSRPGETLSKLLRRKSSSSLFAATPPPGRAIAAAGEWEEVDKLNEILAATTSNKGAMNTVMDSGTAKVKQRPTVKLAIPFQERPKLAVPTPTLPDRALFSKIPRTTIVAGNDVKDNNNKPNVGNYGQSITMLEDDWIPPPPSMAPPPPPPMAPPPPPSMAPPPPPSMAPPPPPSMAPPPPPTQNTYQNPHITHLPYEVVLPPPPLNMTSQQKPTPNHLLPETTFLSPPMVTPPPPPIMAPQKSLQKAGQFPKMSPPFLPPNDYSLKSPLQDGVTKYNQVKHPKKSPPSPPQRDIVQHDNVPLKPRRDSPYSLKFLPTVSQISNSNNGSLSMAETPEVISKPLVASTFNPKATAKLYGFSEPVNKSETSLDSDRQNKSKSVIVMKDADQYPVDHTGGINHNASVHKTAVTDGGTEHPSKVQEDSVPPKPQKPARKNNLLMQQSKSVQNKGNHSGSSIDHPFLEGKEKNLINNMDIRQTSSNQTHDSTNNQNFTSSPVSTIASGIEYGNYRAGEKTNSTMMRNFENQSSSEDATVNFQYSKPVEEPTMITAEVPDYSPEQTLPITEQNIDPHSPLALLMAAKQRDASKNKRFPKARSEATSLSLGGTRYIKSSNSNTFQITPTNYKERSLISQTEEHIRAQNKDVDDQIGPVNSTEKSLAWSKPSQHSTSHRIAEPEDSQSDVDMSLLVIPPPPFFSDEENEELSVGLLPPPFEFSNHDNRDYSAQPERKANGESGIDNLHAANSDKRGFSPQASINESAGRLTSDHHNSLTNKNSYFINKLPLNTLPFPVPTSSNRQKPSIAEKPTFLNSAVVDGGSAKFQNSKQISDSYIPSNLLSKAYGKNVPKMEQQQMETVPSTNKLVVKNNVIDDLQSKVQALNTSHSDVGSKSSQNAQLSQSYGRTFTVRPGTKQPITMVYPPATK, from the exons ACAAACTAAATGAGATTCTAGCAGCTACTACATCCAACAAAGGAGCAATGAATACAGTTATGGATTCTGGAACTGCCAAAGTGAAACAGCGGCCAACAGTCAAGCTTGCCATT CCTTTTCAGGAACGTCCAAAGCTTGCTGTGCCAACTCCAACTCTGCCAGACCGAGCATTGTTTTCTAAGATTCCGAGAACAACAATAGTTGCAG GCAATGATGTAAAAGACAACAACAATAAACCCAATGTTGGAAACTATGGACAGAGTATTACCATGCTAGAGGATGATTGGATTCCGCCACCTCCATCAATGGCTCCTCCACCACCGCCACCAATGGCTCCTCCACCACCGCCATCAATGGCTCCTCCACCACCTCCATCAATGGCTCCTCCACCACCTCCATCAATGGctcctccaccacctccaacaCAAAATACTTATCAGAATCCACACATAACCCATTTGCCTTATGAAGTGGTTCTTCCACCACCACCTTTAAATATGACATCACAACAAAAACCTACTCCAAACCACCTACTTCCTGAAACAACCTTTTTATCCCCTCCAATGGtgactcctccaccacctccaATAATGGCACCTCAAAAATCTCTTCAAAAGGCTGGTCAGTTCCCCAAAATGTCTCCCCCATTTCTTCCACCTAATGATTATtctctcaaatctcctctgcaAGATGGTGTTACAAAATATAATCAAGTTAAACATCCTAAAAAatcaccaccatctcctccacaAAGGGATATAGTGCAACATGATAATGTTCCTCTAAAACCTAGAAGAGACTCACCATATTCTCTCAAATTCCTTCCCACTGTTTCACAAATATCCAATTCAAATAATGGATCTTTGTCTATGGCAGAAACTCCTGAAGTGATTTCAAAACCTTTGGTTGCATCAACTTTCAATCCTAAAGCAACAGCAAaactatatggattttcagaaccaGTTAACAAATCGGAAACCTCGTTAGATTCTGACCGACAAAATAAAAGCAAATCCGTGATAGTCATGAAAGATGCTGACCAGTATCCAGTGGACCACACTGGTGGAATTAACCACAATGCTTCTGTGCACAAGACTGCAGTGACGGATGGAGGCACTGAACATCCAAGTAAAGTGCAAGAAGATTCTGTTCCACCTAAACCACAGAAGCCAGCTCGCAAGAACAACCTACTGATGCAGCAATCTAAATCAGTACAAAACAAAGGAAATCATTCTGGTTCCTCCATTGATCATCCTTTCCTAGAGGGAAAAGAAAAGAACTTGATCAATAACATGGATATTCGGCAGACCAGTTCAAACCAAACTCATGATTCAACCAACAATCAAAATTTCACCAGTTCCCCTGTTTCAACCATTGCTTCTGGAATAGAATATGGGAActacagagcaggggaaaaaacaaATTCCACCATGATGAGGAATTTTGAAAATCAGAGTTCCTCAGAAGATGCTACAGTAAATTTTCAGTATTCCAAACCGGTTGAGGAACCAACCATGATAACTGCAGAGGTTCCAGATTATTCTCCAGAACAAACTCTCCCTATCACAGAGCAGAATATTGATCCACATTCACCGTTGGCCCTTCTCATGGCTGCAAAACAGCGAGATGCTAGCAAAAACAAAAGATTTCCCAAAGCACGTTCAGAGGCAACAAGCTTATCCTTGGGAGGTACTAGGTACATTAAATCATCAAATTCAAATACATTCCAAATCACTCCTACTAATTACAAGGAACGTTCTTTGATATCACAGACAGAAGAACATATTAGAGCACAAAACAAAGATGTAGATGACCAAATCGGTCCTGTGAACAGCACTGAAAAGAGTCTTGCATGGTCAAAACCTTCACAGCACTCAACATCACATAGAATTGCAGAACCAGAAGACTCTCAAAGTGATGTTGACATGTCTTTACTTGTGATCCCACCTCCACCATTTTTCAGTGATGAAGAGAATGAAGAACTCTCAGTCGGACTTCTGCCACCTCCATTCGAATTTTCTAACCATGATAACAGAGATTATTCTGCCCAACCAGAAAGAAAAGCAAATGGTGAATCTGGGATTGACAATCTACATGCTGCCAATTCAGACAAGAGAGGGTTTTCTCCACAGGCATCCATCAATGAAAGTGCTGGCCGTTTAACATCTGATCACCATAACAGTTTAACCAATAAAAATTCTTATTTCATTAACAAATTGCCATTAAACACTTTGCCATTTCCAGTCCCAACAAGCTCCAACCGGCAAAAGCCATCAATAGCAGAAAAGCCTACATTTTTGAATAGTGCTGTTGTGGATGGAGGTTCTGCAAAATTTCAGAATTCAAAGCAAATTTCAGATTCATACATTCCTTCTAATTTACTGTCTAAAGCAtacggaaaaaatgtacccaagaTGGAGCAGCAGCAGATGGAAACCGTACCATCGACAAACAAATTGGTAGTGAAGAATAACGTTATTGATGATTTGCAGTCTAAGGTGCAAGCTTTAAACACCAGTCATTCTGATGTGGGGTCTAAAAG